The stretch of DNA GGTATTCACCCATTTCCGAATGAACAACAGCTAATTGGCAGACAATCATGGATTCATCTGGTTCAAGTTGAATCGCTCTCTGTAAATATTTTCTTGCTTTATAAAGATCCCTTTTGTGGTAAGCCTTTAATCCTTTTGAAAAATAATACTCACCTGTAGGGTTAAATATTAGTAATTTCCCATTCGTTTTCCTTGCTTTAGAGTCTTTACCCATGAAATCCTCCACCTTCTTATTAACTCAAGTAGTATATCATAGAAGCAAGCTATTGGAGAAGGGATTGGAGGATATTAGCACTAGAGTTCATATCACACGGTTAAAAGGGCTTTCGCAGGTGAAATTTAGAGAAAAGCATTTTTTTGAAAATTTTTCTGTCGGTATCAATTGGAGACAGAACGAAAGCAGCCTCTTAATCGGCGTTTGTGCCGTCAATATAAAAAGAAATCGCGGTGCTGTTCAAGAGAGTGAATACTCTTTTTTCTATAATAAGCATCTGCCTATTAAGTCGCGACTGGTTTGGGATTTTTTGAAGCGTTTGATGGATAAGGTGGCAGAGCCGCAGGCGAGGAGGATGAAGTTTTAAGAAGAGTGTCTTTATTATCAGCGAATAAAGACACTCTTGACTCATTTTTTACTGTTTATGAAATCTCAATTAGCTACTAATCCACGGAATTTATTTTCATAACAGATTTTCTTTGAATAGTAGCTTGGGATGGTCTATTTTCTCAGGTATCTGACCACTTTTCTTGGAATGCTAGCTTTGGATGGTCCATTTAATCAGGTATCTGACCACTTTTCTTGGAATGCTAGCTTTGGATGGTCCATTTAATCAGGTATCTGACCACTTTTCTTGGAATAGTAGCTTTAGATGGTCTATTTAATCGGGTATCTGACCACTTTTCTTAGAATAGTAGCTTTAGATGGTCTATTTAAACAGGTATCTGACCACTTTTCTTAGAATAGTAGCTTTAGATGGTCTATTTAATCAGGTATCTGACCACTTTTCTTAGAATAATAGCTTTGGATGGTCTATTTATTCAGGTATCTGACCATTTTTCTTGGAATAGTAGCTTTAGATGGTCTATTTAATCAGGTATCTGACCACTTTTCTTGGAATAATAGCTTTGGATGGTCTATTTAATCAGATATCTGACCACTTTTCTTAGAATAATAGCTTTGGATGGTCTATTTATTCAGGTATCTGACCATTTTTCTTGGAATAGTAGCTTTAGATGGTCTATTTAATCAGGTATCTGACCACTTTTCTTGGAATAGTAGCTTCGGATGGTCTATTTACCCAGGTATCTGACCACTTTTCTTAGAAAAACTGCTTTGAATGGACCATTTAGCGAGTAATCCATTTATGAAACGCTACTTTTTATGAACCCGGCCTCTATTCAGCCGGGTTCCCTTCATGTCTTTTATCCAACACGCTTAATACTTCTTTAAACGGAAGATCTTGCTCTCTAAGCAAAACGAGTAAATGGTAAATCAAGTCGGCTGCTTCCCATTTAAGCTCTTCTTTGTCACGATTTTTGGCTGCGATGATGACTTCTGCAGCTTCTTCTCCGACCTTTTTCAAAATTTTGTCCACACCTTTTTCAAATAAATAGGTCGTGTATGCCCCTTCTGGTCGTTCTTCTTCCCGCTCCTTAATAATTTTCTCAAGGGACAAGAGTATGCTGTAGTCTGCTAGGCTAGCAGCCCCTTCCCCCGACTGAAAAAGGCTCGCATCAAAACAGCTCACTGTACCCTTATGGCAAGCTGGCCCCGCAGGCTTAACGAGTACAGCGATGGCGTCCTTGTCACAGTCGAATTTCATCTCCACAATTTTCTGCGTGTTCCCGCTCGTCGCCCCTTTATGCCAAAGCTCCTGCCTTGAGCGGCTGAAAAACCAAGTCTCACCTGTCTCAATTGATTTTTCAAGGGATTCCCGATTCATGTAAGCAAGTGTCAGTACTTCTCTTGTCGTCGCATCCTGAACGATTGCTGGGATGAGGCCTTTTTCATCAAATGTCAATTCTTCGAAATTCATCGGACAGGCACTCCTTTTTCCTTTATATAAGCTTTTACCTCTGATACTGAAGTTTCTTTATAGTGAAAAATGGAAGCTGCTAAGGCTGCATCCGCTTTTCCATCAAGAAAGGCTTCTGCAAAATGCTCTGCATTCCCTGCTCCACCCGACGCGATAACAGGAATCGATACCGACTCGCTGACGGCTTTTGTTAAGGCAAGGTCAAAACCCTTTTTTTCTCCATCTGAATCCATGCTTGTTAGTAAAATCTCTCCGGCGCCAAGCTTTACTACTTCCTTCGCCCACGCGATGACTTCCCATTCGGATGGTTTGCGGCCACCATGCGTGTAAACACGCCATGATCCAAGCTCTTCATCATACTTCGCATCAATGGCCACGACGATGCATTGTGAACCGAAAAATTTAGCTCCTTCTGTAA from Cytobacillus dafuensis encodes:
- the hisIE gene encoding bifunctional phosphoribosyl-AMP cyclohydrolase/phosphoribosyl-ATP diphosphatase HisIE, with the translated sequence MNFEELTFDEKGLIPAIVQDATTREVLTLAYMNRESLEKSIETGETWFFSRSRQELWHKGATSGNTQKIVEMKFDCDKDAIAVLVKPAGPACHKGTVSCFDASLFQSGEGAASLADYSILLSLEKIIKEREEERPEGAYTTYLFEKGVDKILKKVGEEAAEVIIAAKNRDKEELKWEAADLIYHLLVLLREQDLPFKEVLSVLDKRHEGNPAE
- the hisF gene encoding imidazole glycerol phosphate synthase subunit HisF — encoded protein: MLTKRIIPCLDVKEGRVVKGIQFVQLRDAGDPVELARFYDEQGADELVFLDISASVEGRKTMVGVVQSVASELAIPFTVGGGINSLEDMKRILRAGADKVSLNTAAVNDPNLITEGAKFFGSQCIVVAIDAKYDEELGSWRVYTHGGRKPSEWEVIAWAKEVVKLGAGEILLTSMDSDGEKKGFDLALTKAVSESVSIPVIASGGAGNAEHFAEAFLDGKADAALAASIFHYKETSVSEVKAYIKEKGVPVR